The following proteins are encoded in a genomic region of Methanobrevibacter gottschalkii DSM 11977:
- the gatC gene encoding Asp-tRNA(Asn) amidotransferase subunit GatC, which yields MTIEKDAEDIIEKFSKILEDIPDSDETWYITDNLNLTRDDKSQEKNPEKILRNARIDKEGNLIVKKADWTN from the coding sequence ATGACAATCGAAAAAGATGCAGAAGATATTATAGAAAAATTCTCAAAAATTTTAGAAGATATTCCAGATTCAGATGAAACCTGGTATATTACAGATAATTTAAATTTAACACGTGATGATAAATCTCAAGAAAAAAATCCTGAGAAAATTTTAAGAAATGCTAGAATTGATAAAGAAGGAAATTTAATTGTTAAAAAAGCAGATTGGACTAATTAA
- a CDS encoding amino acid-binding protein has translation MRINLVLELLDAPGQLVKALEPISTYGANLVTIIHKRDYKNDNGMVPVQLTIEGERNDLKNVVDKYEELGFTIIEMDGVVKKEKITTILFGHIVDQDLRDTMDKINQIDGVIIVAFDIKLNGEEKSTALINIEADVGLKQNVFDRIAEIAEEKELLVINEV, from the coding sequence ATGAGGATAAATTTAGTTCTCGAACTTTTAGATGCTCCGGGGCAATTAGTTAAAGCATTAGAACCTATTAGTACTTATGGTGCTAATCTTGTAACTATTATCCATAAAAGGGACTATAAAAATGATAATGGTATGGTTCCAGTTCAACTTACGATTGAAGGAGAACGTAATGATCTTAAAAATGTTGTAGATAAGTATGAAGAGTTAGGATTCACTATTATTGAAATGGATGGTGTTGTTAAAAAAGAAAAAATTACTACAATTCTTTTTGGTCATATTGTTGATCAAGATTTAAGGGATACTATGGATAAAATTAATCAAATTGATGGTGTTATTATTGTTGCATTTGATATTAAACTAAATGGTGAAGAAAAATCCACAGCCTTAATTAATATCGAAGCCGATGTTGGTTTAAAACAAAATGTTTTTGATAGAATTGCAGAAATAGCAGAAGAGAAAGAGTTACTTGTGATTAATGAGGTTTAA
- a CDS encoding homoserine dehydrogenase translates to MDECKVIIMGFGSVGQGVAKAISMKKDLIKDKTGVDIKVVAAADSSSSAISQEGLDEELLVKTKKEEGKLSAYPEFGSDKNGADILDAVEYDCLIEATPTNIVDAEPALSLTFKAFEQGKDVVTSNKGHLALKFREVVEAAEKAGVEFKYEATVGGSMPIINFTKETLASCEIKSIKGILNGTTNYILSRMTSEGSEYEVILKESQELGIAETDPTQDVEGIDAACKTVILANSLLGIDATYSDVKVEGISKINSQAIELAKKDDYLIKLIAEVSPDNLQVSPRLVKRGSSYDVSGTLNMATIKTDLANEVSVIGLGAGSLETASAMLTDLISILKNKI, encoded by the coding sequence ATGGATGAATGTAAAGTCATTATCATGGGATTTGGTTCAGTAGGTCAAGGTGTGGCTAAGGCAATTTCCATGAAAAAAGATTTAATTAAAGATAAAACTGGAGTGGACATAAAAGTTGTTGCTGCAGCTGATTCATCTTCATCTGCAATCTCACAAGAAGGATTAGATGAAGAATTACTTGTAAAAACAAAAAAGGAAGAAGGTAAATTATCAGCATATCCTGAATTTGGGTCTGATAAGAATGGTGCAGATATTTTAGACGCTGTTGAATACGATTGTCTTATCGAAGCAACTCCTACTAATATCGTGGATGCAGAACCTGCACTTTCACTAACATTCAAAGCATTTGAACAGGGAAAAGATGTAGTAACATCAAATAAAGGACATTTGGCTCTTAAATTTAGGGAAGTTGTTGAAGCAGCTGAAAAAGCGGGTGTAGAGTTTAAATATGAAGCTACTGTTGGCGGGTCAATGCCGATTATTAATTTTACAAAAGAAACATTGGCATCATGTGAAATTAAATCAATTAAAGGTATTTTGAATGGTACTACCAATTATATATTATCAAGAATGACCTCCGAAGGTTCAGAATATGAAGTTATTCTTAAAGAGTCTCAAGAATTAGGAATAGCTGAAACAGACCCAACACAAGATGTTGAAGGTATTGATGCTGCATGCAAAACTGTAATTCTTGCTAATTCTCTTTTAGGAATTGATGCAACTTACAGTGATGTTAAAGTCGAAGGTATTTCAAAAATTAACTCACAAGCTATTGAACTTGCAAAAAAAGACGATTATTTAATTAAGTTAATAGCTGAAGTATCTCCTGATAATTTACAGGTATCCCCACGTTTAGTTAAAAGAGGAAGTTCCTATGATGTAAGTGGAACTTTGAACATGGCTACAATTAAAACTGATTTAGCTAATGAAGTATCTGTAATTGGACTTGGAGCAGGATCACTTGAAACTGCTTCTGCAATGTTGACTGATTTAATTAGTATTTTAAAAAATAAAATCTAA